The Gopherus flavomarginatus isolate rGopFla2 chromosome 25, rGopFla2.mat.asm, whole genome shotgun sequence genome has a segment encoding these proteins:
- the RPRML gene encoding reprimo-like protein — translation MNGTFFNQTVMEQGVYSNRTQDLGTLMGCCNGTSSVMASDGGSSILLPDERSLYITRVVQIAVLCILSLTVVFGIFFLGCNLLIKSESMINFLVKDRRPSKDVGSAIMGLY, via the coding sequence ATGAATGGGACCTTTTTCAACCAGACTGTCATGGAGCAAGGAGTTTATTCCAACAGGACCCAGGACCTGGGCACTTTGATGGGTTGTTGCAATGGCACCAGCTCAGTGATGGCCAGCGATGGTGGGTCGTCCATCCTGCTGCCCGACGAGAGGAGTCTCTACATTACGCGGGTGGTCCAGATTGCTGTGCTCTGCATCCTCTCCTTGACTGTGGTGTTTGGGATCTTCTTTTTGGGCTGCAACTTGCTCATCAAGTCGGAGAGCATGATTAACTTTTTGGTCAAGGACCGCAGACCGTCGAAGGACGTGGGATCTGCCATCATGGGGCTGTATTGA